The following proteins are encoded in a genomic region of Arachis ipaensis cultivar K30076 chromosome B02, Araip1.1, whole genome shotgun sequence:
- the LOC107627775 gene encoding uncharacterized protein LOC107627775, whose product MGATPFHHSILEVQPPKHFDKPTDMRYDGTQDPQEHLTAFETRMNQEGVGDEVKCRAFPVTLAGPTIHWFNALPQGSVTIFADINRAFLAQFTTRIAKAKHPINLLRVTQRSGKPIRRYLDRFNDECLEIDGLTNSVASLCLTNGLLNEDFRKHLTTKPVWTMQEIQNVAREYINDEEVSQVVVAKKRQPTYNSARHPGNEERTKEHSKDGGPAKAFKPFPRVGKFTNYTPLTALIIEVYQQIADKGILSKPRKLKDRTGGNKNLYCDYHKGFVHKTQDCFDLKDALEQAIREGKLAKFSHLIREPRRRDRDHSGDDKNRVVRQRQEPEEDNECGFTIVNVIVGRDVPPGRSRQAEKTPKS is encoded by the coding sequence ATGGGGGCAACCCCTTTCCATCACTCCATCCTCGAAGTACAGCCACCGAAGCACTTCGATAAGCCAACGGATATGAGGTATGATGGGACCCAAGACCCCCAAGAGCACCTGACGGCTTTCGAGACCAGAATGAACCAGGAAGGGGTGGGTGATGAAGTAAAGTGTCGCGCCTTTCCCGTGACCTTAGCAGGACCGACAATTCATTGGTTCAATGCTCTCCCCCAGGGCTCCGTAACAATCTTTGCAGACATCAATCGCGCCTTCCTGGCACAGTTCACCACACGTATTGCCAAAGCGAAGCACCCGATCAACTTGCTAAGGGTGACGCAGAGAAGTGGAAAACCGATCAGAAGGTACTTGGATAGGTTCAATGATGAATGCTTGGAGATTGACGGCCTGACGAACTCGGTGGCCAGTTTATGCTTGACGAACGGGTTGCTGAACGAGGATTTCAGGAAGCACCTCACCACCAAGCCCGTGTGGACGATGCAAGAAATTCAAAATGTGGCTAGAGAGTATATCAATGACGAAGAGGTTAGCCAAGTCGTGGTAGCCAAAAAGCGGCAGCCCACGTATAACTCTGCTCGTCATCCCGGTAACGAGGAAAGGACAAAGGAGCATTCCAAGGACGGAGGGCCAGCTAAAGCTTTCAAGCCGTTTCCCCGGGTAGGGAAGTTTACAAACTACACTCCCCTGACAGCCCTGATCATCGAAGTCTACCAGCAAATAGCCGACAAGGGCATCCTATCGAAGCCCCGAAAACTCAAGGATAGAACTGGAGGGAACAAAAACCTCTATTGCGACTACCACAAAGGCTTTGTCCACAAGACCCAAGATTGTTTTGATTTGAAAGACGCTTTGGAGCAGGCGATTCGGGAAGGTAAGCTGGCTAAATTTTCCCACCTCATAAGGGAGCCAAGGAGGCGCGATCGTGACCACTCCGGCGACGACAAGAACCGCGTTGTGAGGCAGAGACAGGAACCCGAGGAGGACAATGAGTGCGGCTTCACTATTGTAAATGTTATAGTCGGAAGAGATGTTCCCCCAGGTCGAAGTCGGCAAGCAGAAAAGACGCCAAAGTCTTAG